In Acanthopagrus latus isolate v.2019 chromosome 16, fAcaLat1.1, whole genome shotgun sequence, one DNA window encodes the following:
- the six6a gene encoding homeobox protein SIX6a yields the protein MFQLPILNFSPQQVAGVCETLEESGDVERLGRFLWSLPVAPAACEVLNKNESVLRARAVVAFHTGNFRELYHILENHKFTKESHTKLQALWLEAHYQEAEKLRGRPLGPVDKYRVRKKFPLPRTIWDGEQKTHCFKERTRHLLREWYLQDPYPNPSKKRELAQATGLTPTQVGNWFKNRRQRDRAAAAKNRLQQQVLSGGSVRSLADEDGTVDRLGNSSSPEASLSSKAAASAISITSSDSECDI from the exons ATGTTTCAGCTGCCCATCTTGAATTTCAGCCCCCAGCAGGTCGCCGGGGTCTGCGAGACTCTGGAGGAGAGCGGGGACGTCGAGCGCCTCGGCCGCTTCCTCTGGTCGCTGCCCGTCGCGCCAGCGGCCTGCGAGGTCCTCAACAAGAACGAGTCGGTGCTGCGGGCCCGGGCCGTCGTCGCCTTCCACACCGGCAATTTCCGCGAACTTTACCACATCCTGGAGAACCACAAGTTCACCAAAGAGTCGCACACGAAGCTGCAGGCGCTGTGGCTCGAAGCGCACTACCAGGAGGCTGAGAAGCTGCGGGGACGCCCGCTGGGGCCGGTGGACAAATACAGGGTGCGGAAGAAGTTCCCCCTACCCAGAACCATCTGGGATGGAGAGCAGAAAACCCACTGCTTCAAGGAGAGAACCCGGCACTTGTTACGAGAATGGTATTTGCAGGATCCCTACCCGAATCCCAGTAAAAAGAGGGAGCTTGCACAGGCTACAGGACTTACACCCACACAAGTAGGAAACTGGTTCAAAAACcgcagacaaagagacagagcagcGGCTGCGAAGAACAG GCTCCAGCAGCAGGTCCTGTCCGGCGGCTCGGTTCGCTCCCTGGCGGACGAGGACGGCACCGTGGACCGCCTGGGGAACTCGTCCAGTCCGGAGGCCAGTCTTTCCAGCAAAGCAGCCGCCTCGGccatctccatcacctccagCGACAGTGAATGTGACATCTGA